In a genomic window of Halobiforma lacisalsi AJ5:
- a CDS encoding AMP-dependent synthetase/ligase, producing the protein MDWRDAEREYDDEVIGESTLGRMFEESAERNANRPAQKYKGGIYDRSLTDSVVSAARPGEFRTLSYAEMRDIVRNLAAGFRELGIETGDRVGIFSNTRMEWAQTDFALLSAGAVVTTVYKSSSPDQVRYLLDDPDADGVVVENGDALERVLEVEDDLDLEFIVSIDELSAHDDREDIYTLADVYELGAEAFDEETYQGWIDEPDTDDLASLIYTSGTTGQPKGVKLTHWNFRANVNQLRKRMAPRPDRPDDLPSIDESAQTVSYLPLAHVFERTAGHFLIFASGGCVAYAEDPDTLQEDFSAVGPNVATSVPRVYEKIYDAIREQASESPVKKRIFEWATDVGVDYQETDDPGPVLSAKQALADRLVFSTVREALGGEIEMLISGGGSLSPELCTLYHAMGLPIYEGYGLTETAPVLAVNPPEEPKIGTIGPALPDVELRVDESVANQDAFDDPGEVGELVVTGPNVTDGYWEKPSATDRAFTEDGWFRTGDIVHLRPDGYIEFRDRVKQILVLSTGKNVAPGPIEDAFAASEVVEQAMVVGDNEKFVGALLVPNTDHIREWADEEGIDLPDDPEAMCDDERVREYVGEEVDRVNEDFESYEQIKQFELVPIEFTEDNDMMTPTMKKKRRVILEEFEDRVGQIYDEN; encoded by the coding sequence ATGGACTGGCGGGACGCCGAACGCGAGTACGACGACGAGGTAATCGGGGAGTCGACGCTCGGACGAATGTTCGAGGAGTCGGCGGAACGGAACGCCAATCGGCCGGCCCAGAAGTACAAAGGTGGGATCTACGACCGGTCGCTGACTGATTCGGTGGTGTCTGCGGCCCGACCCGGCGAGTTCCGGACGCTCTCCTACGCCGAGATGCGGGACATCGTCCGCAACCTCGCCGCCGGCTTCCGCGAACTCGGGATCGAGACGGGTGACCGCGTCGGGATCTTCTCGAACACCCGCATGGAGTGGGCCCAAACCGACTTCGCCCTGCTGTCGGCCGGCGCGGTCGTCACGACCGTCTACAAGAGCTCCTCGCCGGACCAGGTTCGCTACCTGCTCGACGACCCCGACGCCGACGGCGTCGTCGTCGAGAACGGCGACGCCCTCGAGCGAGTGCTCGAGGTCGAGGACGATCTCGATCTCGAGTTCATCGTCTCGATCGACGAGCTCTCGGCCCACGACGACCGCGAGGATATCTACACCCTCGCGGACGTCTACGAACTGGGCGCGGAAGCGTTCGACGAGGAGACGTATCAGGGGTGGATCGACGAACCCGACACGGACGACCTGGCGAGTCTGATCTACACGAGCGGGACGACCGGCCAGCCCAAGGGAGTGAAACTGACCCACTGGAACTTCCGGGCGAACGTCAACCAACTCAGAAAGCGGATGGCTCCGCGGCCGGACAGGCCCGACGACCTGCCGTCGATCGACGAGAGCGCACAGACCGTCTCGTATCTGCCGCTTGCCCACGTCTTCGAGCGGACCGCGGGCCACTTCCTGATCTTCGCCAGCGGCGGCTGTGTGGCCTACGCCGAGGATCCCGACACGCTCCAGGAGGACTTCAGTGCCGTCGGGCCGAACGTGGCCACGAGCGTCCCGCGAGTCTACGAGAAGATCTACGACGCCATCCGGGAGCAGGCGAGTGAATCCCCGGTCAAGAAGCGTATCTTCGAGTGGGCGACCGACGTCGGCGTCGACTATCAGGAAACCGACGATCCGGGTCCGGTGCTGTCGGCGAAACAGGCCCTCGCCGACAGGCTCGTCTTCTCGACCGTTCGAGAGGCGCTGGGCGGCGAGATCGAGATGCTGATCAGCGGCGGCGGAAGCCTCTCGCCGGAGCTGTGTACGCTGTATCACGCGATGGGCCTGCCGATCTACGAGGGGTACGGCCTGACCGAAACCGCGCCGGTCCTGGCGGTCAATCCGCCCGAGGAGCCCAAGATCGGGACAATCGGCCCGGCGCTGCCGGACGTGGAGTTACGAGTCGACGAATCCGTCGCCAACCAGGACGCCTTCGACGACCCTGGCGAGGTCGGCGAACTCGTCGTGACGGGGCCGAACGTCACCGACGGCTACTGGGAAAAGCCGAGCGCGACCGACCGGGCGTTCACCGAGGACGGCTGGTTCCGCACCGGTGACATCGTCCACCTGCGGCCCGACGGCTACATCGAGTTCCGCGACCGGGTCAAACAGATCCTCGTGCTCTCGACGGGGAAGAACGTCGCCCCCGGCCCGATCGAGGACGCCTTCGCCGCCAGCGAGGTCGTCGAACAGGCGATGGTCGTCGGCGACAACGAGAAGTTCGTCGGCGCGTTGCTCGTCCCGAACACGGACCACATCCGCGAGTGGGCCGACGAAGAAGGGATCGACCTCCCCGACGACCCTGAAGCCATGTGCGACGACGAGCGTGTCCGGGAGTACGTCGGGGAGGAAGTCGACCGGGTCAACGAGGACTTCGAGTCCTACGAGCAGATCAAGCAGTTCGAACTCGTTCCCATCGAGTTTACCGAGGACAACGACATGATGACCCCCACGATGAAGAAGAAGCGACGGGTCATCCTCGAGGAGTTCGAGGACCGGGTCGGGCAGATTTACGACGAAAACTGA
- a CDS encoding AMP-dependent synthetase/ligase, with protein sequence MDWQTAEREFESEVLGTETLGRMFEKSVERNANSLAQQYRGGIYDRSMAGTAFPPAPQGEYAGLSYAEMRDIVRILATGFRELGVEQGDRVGVFAQTRMEWAQTDFALLSAGAVVTTVYKSSSPEKVRYLLDDPDADGVVVENEELLERVLEVEDDLDLEFLVSMDELSRDDRDDVYTLADVYDLGEEAFDEEAYQEWVDEPDVDDLASIIYTSGTTGQPKGVKLTHRNFRANVNQVYRRVGPRPDKGEDTPTIDDDSKMVSYLPLAHVFERTAGHFLPFAAGATVAYAESSETLQEDFGAVQPTGATSVPRVYEKIYDAIREQATESPIKERIFNWATDVGKEYQRTDDPGPILEAKLSIADKLVFSQVKEALGGNIEMLVSGGGTLSPDLCTLYHGMGLPIFEGYGLTETAPVVTTNPPEEPKIGTVGPAVPGCEVKVDDTVVPDGEAADTPGETGELLVKGPNVAEGYWEKPEATDRAFTEDVPASTASGESEDSSSGRWFRTGDIVTIRPDGYVVFHERAKQLLVLSTGKNVAPAPIEDAFAAREPVEQCMVVGDGEKFVGALIVPNVDALRRLAENEGVDLPDSAEEIADHEWVRERIDEEVEAVNERFEAHETIKEYRIVPIEFTEDNDLLTPTMKKKRRAILEEFEDEVDSIYAEDETEQRQAA encoded by the coding sequence ATGGACTGGCAAACCGCAGAACGGGAGTTCGAGAGCGAGGTGCTGGGGACCGAGACCCTCGGCCGGATGTTCGAGAAGTCGGTCGAGCGAAACGCCAACTCGCTCGCCCAGCAGTATCGCGGTGGGATCTACGACCGGAGCATGGCCGGAACGGCGTTCCCGCCCGCACCACAGGGGGAGTACGCCGGCCTGTCGTACGCGGAGATGCGCGACATCGTCCGCATCCTCGCGACCGGCTTCCGAGAACTCGGCGTTGAGCAAGGGGATCGCGTCGGCGTCTTCGCCCAGACGCGGATGGAGTGGGCCCAGACCGACTTCGCCCTGCTGTCGGCCGGCGCGGTCGTCACGACCGTCTACAAGAGCTCCTCGCCGGAAAAGGTCCGCTACCTGCTCGACGATCCCGACGCCGACGGCGTCGTCGTCGAGAACGAGGAACTGCTCGAGCGAGTGCTCGAGGTCGAAGACGATCTGGACCTCGAGTTTCTCGTCTCGATGGACGAACTCTCGAGAGACGACCGCGACGACGTCTACACCCTCGCGGACGTCTACGATCTGGGCGAGGAAGCCTTCGACGAGGAGGCCTACCAGGAGTGGGTCGACGAACCCGACGTGGACGATCTGGCGAGCATCATCTACACGAGCGGAACGACCGGCCAGCCCAAGGGCGTGAAACTGACCCACCGGAACTTCCGGGCGAACGTCAACCAGGTCTATCGTCGCGTCGGACCACGGCCGGACAAGGGCGAGGACACGCCGACGATCGACGACGACAGCAAGATGGTCTCGTACCTGCCGCTCGCACACGTCTTCGAACGGACGGCCGGCCACTTCCTGCCGTTCGCCGCCGGCGCGACCGTCGCGTACGCCGAAAGCTCCGAGACGCTCCAGGAGGACTTCGGGGCCGTCCAGCCGACCGGCGCGACGAGCGTCCCGCGAGTCTACGAGAAGATCTACGACGCCATCCGCGAGCAGGCCACCGAGTCGCCGATCAAAGAGCGGATCTTCAACTGGGCGACCGACGTCGGCAAGGAGTACCAGCGTACGGACGATCCGGGACCGATCCTCGAGGCGAAGCTCTCGATCGCGGACAAACTGGTCTTCAGCCAGGTCAAGGAGGCGCTGGGCGGGAACATCGAGATGCTCGTCAGCGGGGGCGGCACCCTCTCGCCCGATCTCTGTACGCTGTACCACGGGATGGGGCTGCCCATTTTCGAGGGATACGGGCTGACCGAGACCGCACCCGTCGTCACCACGAACCCGCCCGAGGAGCCCAAGATCGGTACCGTCGGGCCGGCGGTCCCGGGCTGTGAGGTGAAAGTGGACGACACCGTCGTCCCCGACGGGGAAGCCGCCGACACCCCGGGCGAAACCGGCGAGCTCCTCGTGAAGGGGCCGAACGTCGCCGAGGGTTACTGGGAGAAACCCGAAGCGACCGATCGGGCGTTCACCGAAGACGTCCCCGCGAGCACAGCGAGCGGGGAGTCGGAAGACTCGTCTTCCGGAAGATGGTTCCGGACCGGCGACATCGTCACGATCCGACCCGACGGCTACGTCGTCTTCCACGAGCGCGCGAAGCAACTCCTGGTCCTCTCGACCGGGAAGAACGTCGCTCCGGCTCCGATCGAGGACGCGTTCGCGGCGCGGGAACCCGTCGAGCAGTGCATGGTCGTCGGCGACGGCGAGAAGTTCGTCGGCGCGCTCATCGTCCCCAACGTCGACGCGCTCCGCCGGCTCGCCGAGAACGAGGGCGTCGATCTGCCCGACAGCGCCGAGGAAATCGCCGACCACGAGTGGGTCCGGGAGCGCATCGACGAGGAAGTCGAGGCGGTCAACGAACGGTTCGAAGCCCACGAGACGATCAAGGAGTACCGGATCGTTCCGATCGAGTTCACCGAGGACAACGACCTGCTGACCCCGACGATGAAGAAGAAGCGCCGGGCGATCCTCGAGGAGTTCGAGGACGAGGTCGACTCGATCTACGCGGAAGACGAAACCGAGCAGCGACAGGCCGCCTGA
- a CDS encoding N-acyl homoserine lactonase family protein, which translates to MTVRRLYRLNTAEWTFDHSMAVQLEDPGEPYTGWCPCYLLEHPEGLVLFDTGISREMAADPEGYGPNGAAHMTAFLETLDLSVGQSPTDHLAALGYEPEDVDYVVLSHLHVDHAGNVDAFPEAEIVVQKSELRYAFWPDGVQRLFYLEGDFSPLRDESVDVTAVTGEYDLFGDGSVVAFPTPGHTPGHQSLAVELESSAVVLAADVANSRGGYERERVPSFSWSLEDSLESIQRVRDRARATNATVIVHHDPEEQKKLPDPPAALE; encoded by the coding sequence ATGACAGTTCGTCGTCTTTACCGGCTCAACACCGCCGAATGGACCTTCGATCACAGCATGGCCGTACAACTCGAGGACCCCGGCGAACCCTACACCGGCTGGTGTCCGTGTTACCTCCTCGAGCACCCCGAGGGGCTGGTGCTTTTCGACACCGGGATTAGCCGCGAGATGGCGGCGGATCCCGAGGGGTACGGGCCGAACGGGGCGGCCCACATGACGGCGTTCCTCGAGACGCTCGACCTCTCGGTCGGGCAGTCGCCGACCGACCACCTCGCCGCGCTGGGGTACGAACCCGAGGACGTCGACTACGTCGTGCTCTCGCATCTCCACGTCGATCACGCGGGCAACGTCGACGCGTTCCCGGAGGCCGAAATCGTCGTCCAGAAGTCGGAACTGCGGTACGCGTTCTGGCCCGACGGCGTCCAGCGGCTGTTCTACCTCGAGGGTGACTTCTCCCCATTGCGGGACGAATCAGTCGACGTGACCGCCGTCACGGGCGAATACGACCTCTTCGGCGACGGCAGCGTCGTGGCGTTCCCGACGCCGGGACACACGCCCGGTCACCAGTCGCTTGCGGTCGAACTCGAGTCCAGTGCTGTCGTCCTCGCCGCCGACGTCGCCAACAGCCGCGGGGGATACGAGCGCGAGCGCGTCCCGTCGTTTTCCTGGTCGCTCGAGGACTCCCTCGAGTCGATCCAGCGGGTGCGGGATCGGGCGCGAGCGACGAACGCGACGGTGATCGTCCATCACGACCCGGAGGAACAGAAGAAACTGCCGGATCCGCCGGCCGCGCTCGAGTAG
- a CDS encoding quercetin 2,3-dioxygenase, with protein sequence MTRTDSVRKERPASPFVRGRDEGDRFNMFGGLTFIKATGEETGGAYGLIEQRADAGMATPLHVHHAEDELWFVIDGRISVHVDGETVTVGSGDVAFGPRGVPHAFRVDEDGSRYLIVRNAGGESFFEAVGDPAHDLTLPDPRPTEAQLERLEGVLETYELDLLGPPPFDD encoded by the coding sequence ATGACTCGAACAGATTCAGTACGCAAAGAGCGCCCGGCCTCGCCGTTCGTTCGAGGACGAGACGAGGGCGACCGGTTCAACATGTTCGGCGGGCTCACCTTCATCAAGGCGACAGGGGAGGAAACCGGCGGTGCCTACGGGCTCATCGAGCAACGCGCCGACGCGGGGATGGCGACGCCGCTGCACGTCCACCACGCGGAGGACGAACTCTGGTTCGTGATCGACGGACGGATCTCGGTCCACGTCGACGGAGAGACCGTCACCGTCGGCTCCGGCGACGTTGCCTTCGGGCCGCGGGGTGTGCCCCACGCGTTCCGCGTCGACGAGGACGGAAGCCGATACCTCATCGTTCGCAACGCCGGCGGCGAATCGTTTTTCGAGGCCGTGGGCGACCCCGCACACGACCTGACGCTTCCCGACCCCCGTCCCACGGAGGCACAACTCGAGCGCCTCGAGGGGGTGCTCGAGACGTACGAACTCGACCTGCTCGGCCCGCCGCCGTTCGACGACTGA
- a CDS encoding magnesium transporter: MSAGSDVLAGEDLEDDLVGSWTVRNIVSTLVPLLIALSVLQMVSGTVLETFEDQLLENPSLLVLVPVMIGTAGNLGSIMCARLSTQLHLGTLEFSPDNPDIRANVGAVIGLAATVFVLLGIASWAIGRALGGSLGLGTLLVITIVSGLLLAVWVVVVSTVSVYASYRLGFDPDDTTIPVVTNICDITGVLILFSVVWVVI, translated from the coding sequence GTGAGCGCCGGCAGCGACGTCCTGGCCGGCGAGGACCTCGAGGACGACCTCGTCGGTAGCTGGACCGTCCGGAACATCGTCTCGACGCTCGTCCCGCTGTTGATCGCCCTGTCGGTGCTGCAGATGGTTTCGGGGACCGTCCTCGAGACCTTCGAGGACCAACTGCTCGAGAACCCATCCTTGCTCGTCCTCGTCCCCGTGATGATCGGGACTGCCGGCAACCTGGGGTCGATCATGTGCGCGCGGCTCTCGACCCAGTTGCACCTCGGCACGCTCGAGTTCTCGCCGGACAACCCCGATATTCGGGCGAACGTCGGCGCCGTCATCGGCCTCGCGGCGACGGTATTCGTCCTGCTCGGCATCGCCTCGTGGGCCATCGGGCGCGCGCTCGGGGGTTCGCTCGGGCTCGGGACGCTACTGGTGATCACGATCGTTAGCGGGTTGCTACTGGCTGTCTGGGTAGTCGTCGTCAGCACGGTCTCCGTCTATGCGTCCTACCGGCTGGGGTTCGATCCAGACGATACGACGATCCCGGTCGTCACCAACATCTGTGACATCACGGGCGTGTTGATTCTCTTCAGTGTCGTCTGGGTCGTCATCTGA
- a CDS encoding magnesium transporter, with translation MFGHDSALDVYRQALPVILVSLVAGLFAGTLLGTETMRQGIESVPGILLLLPAFLATRGGVYGSLGARLSSGLHQGLIDPHFEWNGRLKNAIVASFLNGMIVSVFIAVLAWGVLLVLGRAGSLIELVIVLVVAALLSAFAMLGVLLTVIFKGYRRGLDPDNVIGPVVTTVGDVFGVAFLLVGIATAGVVL, from the coding sequence ATGTTCGGTCACGACTCCGCCCTCGATGTCTATCGGCAGGCGCTGCCGGTGATCCTCGTCAGCCTCGTCGCTGGGCTGTTCGCCGGCACGTTGCTCGGTACCGAAACGATGCGCCAGGGTATCGAGAGCGTTCCCGGAATCCTGCTGTTGCTCCCGGCCTTTCTCGCGACCCGCGGCGGCGTCTACGGCTCGCTCGGCGCGCGCCTCTCGAGCGGACTCCACCAGGGGCTGATCGACCCTCACTTCGAGTGGAACGGCCGACTCAAGAACGCGATCGTCGCGTCTTTCCTCAACGGGATGATCGTCTCCGTGTTCATCGCCGTCCTCGCCTGGGGGGTCCTGCTCGTTCTGGGCCGGGCAGGGAGCCTCATCGAGCTGGTAATCGTGCTAGTCGTCGCAGCCCTGTTGAGCGCGTTCGCGATGCTCGGCGTGTTACTTACCGTGATCTTCAAGGGGTATCGACGGGGGCTCGACCCCGACAACGTCATCGGGCCGGTCGTGACGACCGTCGGCGACGTCTTCGGCGTCGCCTTCCTGCTCGTCGGCATCGCCACCGCCGGGGTGGTGCTGTGA